The Staphylococcus sp. KG4-3 genome has a window encoding:
- a CDS encoding inositol monophosphatase family protein, translating into MEKAQLNYIDESIITWLETLDEIIPSLIQEMVTSTKQNRFDLVTNVDKSIQQNFEQFLAENFPDHQLFAEEKSNININAKQGHVWIMDPIDGTTNLVKQQEDYCIILGYFVDGEPALSYIYDYPHRKLYKAIKEHGAHVNGERLVKPEPIDLQEAIISFNSLVINDETIHDLQEASFGYRCIGSCGLDSIRVIKGQFGAHINTNPKPWDIAAQFLFASELGLKMTTLDNTELDFSKAGPFIISNPACHEKILAILNSGNGYKK; encoded by the coding sequence ATGGAAAAAGCACAATTAAATTACATAGATGAGTCAATAATAACTTGGTTAGAAACTTTGGACGAGATTATTCCTAGCCTTATACAAGAAATGGTAACGAGCACGAAACAGAATAGATTTGATTTAGTGACAAATGTTGATAAATCAATTCAACAAAACTTTGAACAATTTTTAGCTGAAAACTTTCCAGACCACCAATTATTCGCTGAAGAAAAATCTAATATTAATATCAATGCTAAACAAGGGCACGTATGGATAATGGATCCTATAGACGGTACGACAAATTTAGTTAAACAACAAGAGGATTATTGTATTATCTTAGGCTATTTTGTTGATGGAGAACCTGCTTTGTCTTATATCTACGATTATCCACATAGAAAACTATATAAAGCAATTAAAGAACACGGTGCTCATGTAAATGGAGAGCGACTTGTAAAACCAGAGCCTATAGATTTACAAGAGGCGATTATTTCATTTAATTCATTAGTGATTAATGACGAAACTATTCATGATTTACAGGAGGCATCATTTGGCTATCGTTGTATTGGTTCGTGTGGGTTAGATTCAATTCGTGTTATTAAAGGACAATTTGGCGCTCATATAAATACAAATCCTAAACCATGGGATATTGCAGCGCAATTTTTATTTGCAAGTGAACTTGGTTTGAAAATGACAACATTGGACAACACTGAGTTAGATTTTTCTAAGGCAGGTCCTTTTATAATTAGCAATCCAGCATGCCATGAAAAAATATTAGCAATTTTGAATTCAGGTAATGGATATAAGAAATAA
- a CDS encoding MurR/RpiR family transcriptional regulator — MSNVLYKIDRQYPELTKSEKKIADYILNTPHKIINMSVQDLSHEIDTSTASIVRFSKKMTEKGFQELKIAISRYLPEETLNNNHLELMNNESVDVLKSKMLSRVTNTMSFVSNHIENENIDMICAKMQNARTIFLFGYGASLVIVTDLFQKLSRIGLNVRLLQETHLFMSTLATHDERDCIIFVTNQGSHSELQSMAKVATDYQIPIITISSSNDNPIAKISDYTLIYGQTDENELRMAATTSLFAQLFTVDILYYRYIALNYDKSLDAITQSKMALDNYRKHLSNIYFKH; from the coding sequence ATGTCCAACGTATTATATAAAATTGATCGACAATACCCAGAATTAACTAAAAGTGAGAAAAAAATTGCTGATTATATCTTAAATACACCACACAAGATTATCAATATGTCAGTTCAAGATTTATCTCATGAAATAGATACAAGTACCGCTTCTATTGTTAGATTCAGTAAGAAAATGACTGAAAAAGGGTTTCAAGAACTTAAAATAGCTATATCTCGGTATTTACCCGAAGAAACATTAAATAACAATCATCTGGAATTAATGAATAATGAATCTGTAGATGTATTGAAGTCTAAAATGTTGTCACGTGTTACCAATACGATGAGCTTCGTTTCGAACCATATTGAGAATGAAAATATAGATATGATATGCGCAAAGATGCAAAATGCTCGCACAATTTTTCTATTTGGTTACGGGGCTTCACTTGTTATTGTTACAGACCTATTTCAAAAGTTATCTAGAATTGGATTAAATGTAAGACTTTTGCAAGAAACACATTTGTTCATGTCTACACTTGCTACACATGATGAACGTGATTGTATTATATTTGTGACAAATCAAGGTAGCCACAGTGAATTGCAGTCCATGGCAAAAGTAGCAACAGATTACCAAATTCCTATAATAACTATTTCAAGTTCGAACGATAATCCTATTGCAAAAATATCAGATTATACATTGATATATGGTCAAACAGATGAAAACGAATTACGTATGGCTGCAACAACATCTTTATTTGCTCAATTGTTCACAGTCGATATTTTATATTACCGTTACATCGCGTTAAATTACGACAAATCATTAGACGCTATTACTCAATCTAAAATGGCTTTAGATAATTATCGAAAGCATTTATCAAATATATATTTCAAACATTAA
- a CDS encoding YafY family protein, whose translation MNKRERQNKLVLAIQENKQITASELASNLNVSKRTILRDIQDLEDQGVKILAKHGKLGGYQLQETPNSYEIELTENQLSALFLVLNESQSYTTLPYREEINAIIKKCLNLPYTKMRRTLKKLDRYIKFDKQQHTNLPPIFSDVLIYSTERNVMAMEFYNNNQVVTENVIFIGLLCDEGLWKAIIFEIGLGKTNEIPIIDIHDISYSFEKTIKTQDININNYQQFLNPTES comes from the coding sequence ATGAACAAACGCGAAAGACAAAATAAACTTGTTCTAGCCATTCAAGAGAATAAACAGATTACAGCATCAGAGTTAGCTTCAAATTTAAATGTGTCAAAACGTACTATTTTAAGAGATATTCAAGATTTAGAAGATCAAGGTGTTAAAATACTAGCAAAACACGGCAAACTTGGTGGTTATCAACTGCAAGAAACACCAAATAGTTATGAAATTGAGCTGACTGAGAATCAATTATCTGCTTTATTCTTGGTACTCAATGAAAGTCAATCATATACAACGCTTCCATACAGAGAAGAAATTAATGCTATTATTAAAAAATGTCTCAACTTACCTTATACTAAAATGAGACGAACACTAAAAAAACTAGATCGTTATATTAAATTTGACAAACAACAACACACAAACTTACCACCCATCTTTTCGGATGTACTCATTTATAGTACCGAAAGAAACGTAATGGCGATGGAATTTTACAACAACAATCAAGTTGTAACAGAAAATGTCATTTTTATTGGCCTTTTATGTGATGAAGGATTGTGGAAAGCAATTATCTTTGAAATTGGACTCGGTAAAACAAATGAAATTCCGATTATTGATATTCATGATATTTCGTATTCATTTGAAAAAACAATTAAGACACAAGATATAAATATAAACAACTATCAGCAATTTTTAAATCCAACTGAGTCCTAA
- a CDS encoding PTS transporter subunit EIIC, giving the protein MTKEQILAENIIDAVGGLDNMDNVINCMTRVRIKVLNEDKVDYEKLKAIKGVMGVVKDDRVQVVVGPGTVNKVATHMSDLSGVRLGETIPHNTKNYRADAEAKAKENKTSIQSKQQRGKFNKLLKTIANIFIPLIPAFIGAGLIGGIAAVLSNLLSAGQISGEWVTQLVTVFNVIKDGMLAYLAIFTGINAAKEFGATPGLGGVIGGTTLLTGLTDENMITNIFTGEPLQAGQGGIIGVIFAVWLLSIVEKRLHKIVPNAIDIIVTPTITLFIIGLLTIFIFMPLAGFVSDGLVSVINAIIDIGGVFSGFIIGAFFLPLVMLGLHHMFTPIHIEMINQTGATYLLPIAAMAGAGQVGAALALWVRCSKNTTLRDTLKGALPVGFLGIGEPLIYGVTLPLGKPFITACIGGGIGGAVIGGIGHIGATAIGPSGISLLPLISDHMYLGYIAGLLAAYAGGFLFTYFFGTTKAMRETDTLGD; this is encoded by the coding sequence ATGACAAAAGAGCAAATACTTGCCGAAAATATCATAGACGCTGTAGGCGGACTTGATAATATGGATAACGTTATTAATTGTATGACTCGAGTTAGAATAAAAGTACTCAATGAAGATAAGGTTGACTATGAGAAACTGAAAGCAATTAAAGGCGTGATGGGTGTCGTAAAAGACGATCGCGTACAGGTTGTTGTCGGACCAGGAACGGTGAATAAAGTTGCTACTCATATGTCCGACTTAAGTGGTGTACGTTTAGGTGAAACTATCCCCCATAACACTAAAAATTACCGTGCGGATGCTGAAGCGAAAGCTAAAGAAAATAAAACTTCTATTCAAAGTAAACAGCAACGCGGTAAATTTAATAAATTACTAAAAACAATTGCTAATATCTTTATACCACTTATTCCGGCATTTATTGGGGCAGGTTTAATTGGTGGTATCGCGGCTGTATTAAGTAACCTTTTATCGGCTGGTCAGATTTCTGGCGAATGGGTAACACAACTCGTCACAGTTTTTAATGTTATTAAAGATGGTATGCTGGCGTATTTGGCAATCTTTACTGGTATCAATGCAGCTAAAGAATTTGGCGCTACACCAGGTTTAGGTGGTGTTATTGGTGGTACAACATTATTAACGGGTTTAACTGATGAAAATATGATTACCAACATTTTCACAGGCGAACCGTTACAAGCTGGTCAAGGTGGTATAATTGGCGTAATTTTTGCAGTATGGCTCCTTAGTATCGTTGAGAAACGATTACATAAAATTGTGCCAAATGCCATAGATATTATCGTTACGCCAACAATTACTCTGTTTATTATAGGACTTCTAACAATCTTTATTTTTATGCCTTTAGCTGGCTTCGTTTCAGATGGACTTGTCTCAGTTATCAATGCAATTATCGACATTGGTGGCGTCTTTAGTGGATTTATTATTGGCGCCTTTTTCCTACCATTAGTTATGTTAGGTTTGCATCATATGTTCACACCTATTCACATTGAGATGATCAATCAAACTGGTGCAACTTATTTATTACCAATTGCCGCTATGGCTGGTGCTGGACAAGTCGGAGCTGCTTTAGCATTGTGGGTAAGATGTAGTAAAAACACAACGCTAAGGGATACACTTAAAGGTGCCCTACCGGTTGGTTTTTTAGGAATTGGTGAGCCTCTTATATACGGTGTTACCTTACCTTTAGGTAAACCATTTATAACGGCTTGTATTGGCGGTGGTATCGGTGGCGCTGTCATTGGAGGCATTGGCCATATTGGAGCAACCGCAATTGGTCCAAGTGGCATATCATTATTACCATTGATTTCGGACCACATGTACTTAGGCTATATAGCCGGATTACTTGCAGCATATGCCGGTGGTTTCTTATTCACTTATTTCTTTGGCACTACAAAGGCTATGCGAGAAACTGATACTCTAGGTGATTAA
- a CDS encoding LCP family protein has product MNRSEKNRKMGLPAKIFLWFFGILVLFALLAVIYLGFKIFSVGGSIHNPLDRDKSALRDKNVNLDDGDPFTIALFGVDSDAKRDAAGGGQRSDTVMVLSINPQKKTTEIVSIPRDTQADIVGKGTTEKINHAYAYGGPDMAVKSVEKLLNVPIDHYATIDMDGMKDMIDTVGGISVTSNATFSYDGYQFNQGENTKMDGKEAMAFIRSRKEDGAGGDFGRQERQQLVIQGLANKLTSVSSVTHFNSLMNHIEDNVKTDLTVGQLNKVRSNYKDANDTVNRHQLEGQGGIQDDGLYYFIPSESSLSEIESTIKNNLGI; this is encoded by the coding sequence GTGAATCGTTCTGAGAAGAATAGGAAAATGGGCTTACCTGCTAAAATATTTTTATGGTTTTTTGGGATATTAGTTTTATTTGCTTTACTAGCAGTGATTTACCTAGGGTTCAAAATATTTTCTGTCGGCGGGTCAATACACAACCCATTAGATAGAGATAAATCAGCATTAAGAGATAAAAATGTGAATTTAGATGATGGTGATCCATTTACTATAGCGTTATTCGGTGTAGATTCAGATGCTAAAAGGGATGCAGCTGGAGGCGGACAACGTAGTGATACGGTGATGGTACTATCGATAAACCCACAAAAGAAAACAACTGAAATTGTAAGTATCCCTAGAGACACACAAGCTGATATCGTAGGTAAAGGAACTACTGAAAAAATTAACCACGCCTATGCTTATGGCGGTCCAGATATGGCAGTAAAATCAGTCGAAAAATTATTAAATGTCCCAATCGATCATTACGCAACGATAGATATGGATGGTATGAAAGATATGATAGATACGGTTGGCGGTATCTCAGTAACAAGTAACGCTACATTTTCTTATGATGGCTACCAGTTTAACCAAGGTGAAAACACAAAAATGGACGGCAAAGAAGCAATGGCATTTATTAGAAGTCGTAAAGAAGATGGCGCAGGCGGAGACTTTGGACGTCAAGAACGTCAACAATTAGTTATACAAGGTCTTGCGAACAAGTTAACAAGTGTAAGTTCAGTTACACACTTTAATTCATTGATGAATCACATTGAGGACAACGTTAAGACAGATTTAACAGTTGGACAATTAAATAAAGTTAGAAGTAATTATAAAGATGCTAATGACACTGTCAATAGACATCAATTAGAAGGTCAAGGTGGCATACAAGATGATGGACTTTATTACTTCATTCCAAGTGAAAGTTCATTAAGTGAAATAGAATCAACAATTAAAAATAATCTAGGTATATAA
- the murQ gene encoding N-acetylmuramic acid 6-phosphate etherase, translating into MKKSITESRNEATMHLDEMTIQQALETMNAEDQKVPEQIKVILPELTKVIEITTHQFKQGGRIIYIGAGTSGRLGVLDAAECVPTFNTNKNEVIGLIAGGQRAMTVAVEGAEDDENLAQEDLKHIHLSEKDVVIGIAASGSTPYVKGGLKFANKVGASTVAISCNVDTQISKLAQYPIEVNVGPEVLTGSTRLKSGTAQKLILNMISTITMVGVGKVYDNLMVDVKATNQKLIDRSIRIIQDICNTTYEQSQILYEDADQNLKVAVVMHLCDISKSEASKRLQQNDNIIKQAIKD; encoded by the coding sequence ATGAAAAAATCAATAACCGAATCAAGAAATGAAGCAACCATGCATTTAGATGAAATGACTATTCAACAAGCTTTAGAAACGATGAATGCAGAAGACCAAAAGGTACCAGAGCAAATAAAAGTCATCTTGCCTGAATTAACGAAAGTAATTGAAATTACCACACACCAGTTTAAACAAGGTGGCCGTATTATATATATCGGAGCAGGTACAAGTGGTCGGTTAGGCGTACTTGATGCCGCCGAATGCGTACCGACATTTAATACGAATAAAAATGAGGTCATTGGTTTAATCGCTGGTGGACAACGTGCGATGACTGTTGCAGTTGAAGGTGCAGAAGATGATGAAAATCTCGCACAGGAAGATTTAAAGCACATCCATCTTTCTGAAAAAGATGTTGTTATTGGTATTGCTGCAAGTGGTAGTACCCCTTACGTCAAAGGAGGACTAAAATTCGCAAACAAAGTTGGTGCATCTACCGTAGCAATTTCTTGTAATGTAGACACTCAAATTAGCAAATTAGCCCAATACCCTATTGAAGTTAATGTTGGACCAGAAGTATTAACTGGTTCTACTAGACTAAAATCAGGAACTGCACAAAAATTAATATTGAATATGATATCTACTATCACAATGGTTGGTGTTGGTAAAGTGTACGACAACCTTATGGTTGATGTTAAAGCAACAAATCAAAAATTAATTGATCGCTCTATTCGTATAATCCAAGATATTTGCAATACCACATACGAGCAATCTCAAATATTATATGAAGACGCAGACCAAAATTTAAAAGTTGCTGTTGTCATGCACCTATGCGATATATCCAAATCGGAAGCTTCAAAACGTTTACAACAAAACGACAATATTATCAAACAAGCCATTAAAGACTAA
- the fdhF gene encoding formate dehydrogenase subunit alpha, translating to MQEHLIVSLDGKDYLVEPGTNLLQFIKSQDTFVPSICYNESLGPIQTCDTCTVEIDGKMQRACSTTIDKPMIVNTQNDKVQTSQKEALDRILEKHMLYCTVCDYNNGDCEIHNTMDQWGLEHQTYEYKEKPYEKDYGPFYRYDPNQCILCGRCVEVCQDVQVNETLTIDWERQQPRVIWDNDTTINDSSCVGCGQCATVCPCNAMMEVNMEGNAGYMTDLEPGSLAAMIDLTKKAEPGYGPLFAVSDSEAAMREERIEKTKTVCTYCGVGCSFDVWTKDREVLKVQPQHESPANKISSCVKGKFGWDYVDSDERLTKPLVRKNGQFEEVEWEEALKVVADNFNKVKASHGSDGLAFISSSKATNEESYLMQKLARQVIGTNNVDNCSRYCQAPATKGLFRTVGHGGDSGSIDDLEIADMVVLIGTNTAEAHPVIASRIKRGHKLYNNTLNVFDIRKHEMAERADNFYQPKPGTDLVWLSAVTKYIIDNELHDKSFIDEWVNHFEDYYNSLAPYTMEFAEETTGISKEELIDFAQQVVDAKSVSIAWAMGVTQQDIGSDTSTAISNLLLATGNYRKPGTGAYPLRGHNNVQGCSDMGSMPDQFPGYQKVVDDEIRAKFEREYGEALPSKVGRDNHQMMEGIHEGEIDSLYLYGEDTGIVDSNINYVQAALEKVGFLVVQDEFFTFTATFADVVLPASPSLEKTGTFTNTERRIQRLYQALDTKGDSKPDWEIIQAVAKSLGYDWGYTHPSEIMDEIARVTPLYSGVSYDRLEGYNSLQWPVAEDGTDEPTLYLNGFNFEDGKANFYPLTFDNFFKVNEEYDLHVNNGRLLEHFHEGNMTYKVPGLEYKMPHAFVEISPELAKERDIHEGAEIKLISETGEAELIAHVTDRVKGKQIYIPLNNNAMVHGDKGAINLLTNSDVDKDTDTPSYKRTSCRMEVKTRRGKSPLNPTNFRVNKQRQPQYSVRVQDKWKREDYTFPGSQVDK from the coding sequence ATGCAAGAACATTTAATTGTCTCTTTAGACGGTAAAGACTATCTTGTGGAACCCGGAACAAATTTACTTCAGTTTATTAAATCACAAGATACTTTTGTTCCGTCGATATGCTATAACGAATCGTTAGGTCCTATCCAAACTTGTGATACATGTACTGTGGAAATTGATGGTAAAATGCAACGAGCATGTAGCACGACGATAGACAAACCAATGATTGTTAATACGCAAAACGACAAAGTCCAAACAAGTCAAAAAGAAGCACTTGATAGAATTTTAGAAAAGCATATGCTTTATTGTACAGTGTGTGATTATAACAATGGTGACTGTGAAATTCACAATACAATGGATCAATGGGGATTAGAACATCAAACTTATGAATATAAGGAAAAACCCTATGAAAAAGATTACGGTCCATTCTATCGTTATGACCCAAATCAATGTATTTTGTGTGGTCGTTGCGTTGAAGTTTGCCAAGACGTTCAAGTTAACGAAACACTTACAATTGATTGGGAACGTCAACAGCCACGAGTAATCTGGGACAATGATACAACGATAAATGATTCATCATGTGTAGGCTGTGGACAATGTGCAACGGTATGTCCATGTAATGCAATGATGGAAGTGAATATGGAAGGTAACGCAGGTTACATGACAGATTTAGAGCCAGGTTCACTTGCAGCGATGATTGATTTAACTAAAAAAGCAGAGCCCGGTTATGGTCCGTTGTTTGCTGTTTCAGACTCAGAAGCGGCTATGCGCGAAGAACGTATCGAAAAAACTAAGACAGTGTGTACATACTGTGGTGTAGGTTGTTCTTTCGATGTGTGGACAAAAGATAGAGAAGTGTTAAAGGTTCAGCCACAACATGAATCACCAGCAAATAAAATTTCTTCTTGTGTTAAAGGAAAATTTGGTTGGGATTATGTTGATTCAGATGAACGTTTAACGAAGCCTTTAGTACGTAAAAATGGGCAGTTTGAAGAGGTTGAATGGGAAGAAGCATTGAAAGTTGTTGCGGACAATTTTAACAAGGTGAAAGCATCGCACGGCTCTGATGGTTTAGCATTTATTTCTTCTTCTAAAGCTACAAATGAAGAATCTTATCTCATGCAAAAACTCGCTAGACAAGTTATTGGTACAAATAATGTAGATAATTGCTCACGTTATTGTCAAGCGCCAGCGACTAAAGGGTTATTTAGAACTGTAGGACATGGCGGTGACTCAGGCTCAATAGACGATCTTGAGATTGCAGATATGGTTGTATTGATAGGTACAAATACAGCAGAAGCACATCCAGTGATTGCATCTCGTATTAAACGAGGGCATAAATTATATAACAATACTTTAAATGTTTTTGATATACGTAAACATGAAATGGCAGAGCGTGCGGATAATTTCTATCAACCAAAACCAGGTACAGATTTAGTGTGGTTATCTGCTGTAACAAAATATATTATTGATAATGAATTGCATGACAAGTCATTTATTGATGAATGGGTAAACCATTTTGAAGATTATTATAATTCATTAGCACCATATACTATGGAATTTGCAGAAGAAACTACAGGTATTTCTAAAGAAGAATTAATCGATTTTGCGCAACAAGTAGTAGACGCTAAGTCAGTATCTATTGCATGGGCTATGGGTGTTACACAACAAGATATAGGTAGTGATACGTCAACTGCAATTTCTAATTTATTGTTAGCGACAGGTAACTATAGAAAACCAGGCACAGGTGCTTATCCTTTACGTGGACATAATAATGTTCAAGGATGTAGTGATATGGGCAGTATGCCTGATCAATTCCCAGGCTATCAAAAAGTTGTAGACGACGAAATTAGAGCTAAATTCGAACGCGAATATGGCGAAGCATTACCAAGCAAAGTTGGTAGAGATAATCATCAAATGATGGAAGGTATACACGAAGGTGAAATCGATTCCTTATATCTATATGGTGAAGATACGGGGATTGTCGATTCTAATATCAACTATGTACAAGCAGCATTAGAGAAAGTTGGATTCTTAGTAGTACAAGATGAATTCTTTACATTTACAGCAACGTTTGCAGATGTTGTATTACCAGCAAGTCCTTCACTTGAAAAAACTGGAACATTTACAAATACAGAGCGTCGTATCCAACGTTTATATCAAGCTTTAGATACTAAAGGCGATTCTAAACCTGACTGGGAAATTATCCAAGCAGTAGCCAAATCATTAGGGTATGATTGGGGCTACACACATCCAAGCGAAATAATGGATGAAATTGCTAGAGTTACACCGCTTTATTCAGGGGTAAGTTACGACAGACTTGAAGGATATAATAGTTTGCAATGGCCAGTTGCTGAAGATGGTACAGACGAACCAACGTTATATCTTAATGGATTTAATTTTGAAGATGGTAAGGCTAATTTCTATCCATTAACATTTGATAATTTCTTTAAAGTGAACGAAGAGTATGACTTACATGTTAATAACGGACGTTTATTAGAACATTTCCATGAAGGTAATATGACTTATAAAGTACCAGGATTGGAATATAAAATGCCACATGCATTCGTAGAAATATCTCCTGAACTTGCTAAAGAAAGAGATATTCATGAAGGCGCAGAAATTAAATTAATTTCTGAAACTGGCGAAGCAGAATTAATTGCTCACGTAACAGATAGAGTAAAAGGTAAACAAATTTATATTCCTTTAAATAATAATGCAATGGTTCATGGTGATAAAGGTGCAATCAACTTATTAACTAATAGTGATGTTGATAAAGATACAGATACGCCATCATACAAACGCACAAGTTGTCGTATGGAAGTGAAAACGCGTAGAGGTAAATCACCACTGAATCCTACGAACTTCCGTGTTAATAAACAACGTCAACCACAATATAGTGTTCGAGTTCAAGACAAATGGAAACGTGAGGATTATACATTCCCAGGAAGTCAGGTGGATAAATAA
- a CDS encoding MupG family TIM beta-alpha barrel fold protein: protein MHGFSIYLGPPIDKSYIRRMVDLGYKTIFTSVQIPEDNDDTKYRYLGELLDFLSNDQLNYMIDINPSLLDHHFYEFLKQYDSAQFIIRIDHSTSIDIVNEIISNDFQCCLNASIISDHLLQHLYQHLNHFNYLCYCHNYYPRPDTGLEAQFVKSQNDLILAYNPQANIYGFIAGTTLRGPLFKGLPTIETTRYLHTIESAQLLQDLNTHHIMIGDPYLNCHRAQQLISFLKQRHFNLSITLLDTQAEEILLKPHTVRPDNPGNLIRSQEARHYCKADIQPSLITERTLGAITLDNKHNGRYQGELQIIKKVLPPHKNINVVAQIDTDDIPIINSMRPNDSFEFTINAKELKS, encoded by the coding sequence ATGCATGGCTTTTCCATTTATCTCGGCCCCCCCATCGATAAGTCGTATATACGACGCATGGTCGATTTAGGGTACAAAACGATTTTTACTTCAGTTCAAATACCTGAAGATAATGATGACACTAAATATCGCTATTTGGGAGAACTTTTAGATTTTTTATCAAACGACCAGCTGAACTATATGATTGATATCAATCCTTCATTGCTGGATCATCATTTTTATGAATTTTTAAAACAATATGACTCTGCGCAATTTATTATTCGAATTGATCATAGTACTTCTATTGACATTGTTAATGAAATTATAAGTAATGATTTTCAATGTTGTTTAAACGCTAGTATTATTTCAGATCATTTACTACAACATTTATATCAACACTTAAATCATTTTAATTATTTATGTTATTGCCATAACTATTATCCTCGCCCTGACACAGGGTTAGAAGCGCAATTTGTTAAATCACAAAACGACTTGATTTTAGCGTATAATCCTCAGGCTAATATTTATGGGTTTATTGCAGGAACTACACTTCGCGGGCCACTTTTCAAAGGCTTACCAACAATAGAAACTACGAGATATTTGCATACAATTGAGAGCGCCCAATTGCTTCAAGACTTAAATACACACCATATTATGATTGGTGATCCGTATTTAAACTGTCATCGTGCGCAACAACTTATTTCATTTTTAAAACAGAGACATTTTAACTTATCAATAACATTACTTGATACACAGGCAGAAGAGATTTTACTAAAACCTCACACAGTTCGTCCTGACAATCCCGGTAATTTAATCAGATCTCAAGAAGCACGCCATTACTGTAAAGCTGATATACAGCCATCATTGATAACCGAAAGGACACTCGGAGCAATAACTTTAGACAATAAACATAACGGACGTTATCAAGGTGAATTACAAATCATTAAGAAAGTATTACCACCTCATAAAAATATCAATGTTGTAGCGCAAATTGATACCGACGACATACCCATCATCAACAGTATGCGACCTAATGATTCATTTGAATTCACTATAAATGCTAAGGAGTTGAAATCATGA